In a genomic window of Corynebacterium coyleae:
- a CDS encoding anchored repeat ABC transporter, substrate-binding protein: MKRAKAIAALGLVAGLVGCAQADGAVDDGRLRVVASTSILADVVQNVAGDAADVNPLMRRGADPHSYEPTLHATRDIAYADAVFTNGLLLEPQALSRTIESTARPDARVVALAEQTQRYGYAPIPLVEDASLDTVWLGLRFEGDLPATAVTELSLVDATGPGKAFAFILGTFGTPELLFDSDGGSTMLPAGAHTHVSWAFSAPGVYELRLRASVRDAVDAPERSSAEQTVTVVVGQDPAQVAPGKVAIEHGHVDIATLVDDTTTHLTLRTDDHSHPGHTDINPADAVVVVPTTTLQPIPPQREFRFLGNPDDETYLLPQAVLGRHVHGELDPHIWHDPAAMKAVVDVVRDELSAIDPSRASQFADNAKRYQSLLDDTDRTVRAMYDSIPETNRNLVTTHHGYAYLGRAYGLRIAGFVTPNPSVEPSPRDLLALSRTLDNLDVPAVFVEYGSEQETPVLNQTAAQHGVNVCPIWGDSLDPPGQGPAQTYVDFVLANGSSISNCLKGQQ; this comes from the coding sequence GTGAAGCGCGCCAAAGCTATAGCGGCCCTCGGGTTGGTTGCGGGTCTGGTGGGCTGCGCGCAGGCGGACGGTGCGGTGGATGATGGCCGGTTGCGTGTGGTGGCGTCGACAAGCATTCTCGCGGATGTCGTGCAGAATGTCGCCGGCGATGCCGCTGACGTCAACCCGTTGATGCGTCGCGGCGCCGACCCGCACTCGTATGAGCCGACCCTGCACGCCACGCGCGACATTGCCTATGCGGACGCCGTGTTCACCAACGGGCTGTTGCTGGAGCCGCAAGCATTGAGCCGCACGATCGAGTCGACGGCGCGACCCGACGCGCGTGTAGTGGCGCTCGCCGAGCAGACGCAGCGCTACGGTTACGCCCCGATCCCGCTGGTCGAGGACGCGAGCTTGGACACCGTGTGGTTGGGCCTGCGGTTCGAGGGCGACCTGCCCGCCACCGCGGTCACCGAGCTTTCGCTTGTCGACGCCACCGGCCCCGGCAAAGCTTTCGCCTTCATCCTCGGCACGTTTGGCACACCTGAGTTGCTCTTCGACTCCGACGGCGGCTCGACCATGCTGCCGGCGGGTGCGCACACGCACGTGAGTTGGGCCTTTTCAGCGCCGGGTGTGTACGAGTTGCGGCTGCGCGCGTCGGTGCGCGACGCGGTCGATGCGCCGGAGCGCAGCTCCGCCGAGCAAACCGTGACGGTGGTTGTCGGCCAGGACCCGGCACAGGTCGCGCCTGGGAAGGTGGCGATCGAGCATGGTCACGTGGACATCGCCACGCTTGTCGACGACACCACCACCCACCTGACCCTTCGCACCGACGACCACAGCCACCCCGGCCACACCGACATCAACCCCGCCGATGCCGTCGTTGTCGTACCCACAACCACCCTGCAGCCGATCCCGCCACAGCGCGAGTTCCGCTTCCTGGGCAACCCGGACGATGAGACCTACCTGCTGCCGCAGGCGGTACTCGGCCGTCACGTGCACGGCGAGCTAGACCCGCACATCTGGCACGACCCGGCCGCGATGAAAGCGGTGGTTGACGTGGTGCGCGACGAACTGTCCGCCATCGACCCGTCACGCGCCAGCCAGTTCGCGGACAACGCCAAGCGCTACCAGTCGCTTCTCGACGACACCGACCGCACCGTCCGCGCCATGTACGACTCCATCCCCGAAACCAACCGCAACCTGGTCACCACCCACCACGGCTACGCCTACCTCGGCCGCGCCTACGGGCTGCGCATCGCAGGCTTTGTCACCCCGAACCCGAGCGTGGAGCCAAGCCCGCGCGACCTGCTGGCACTCTCGCGCACTTTGGACAACCTCGACGTGCCGGCCGTGTTCGTCGAGTACGGCAGCGAACAAGAAACGCCTGTGCTCAACCAAACGGCCGCCCAGCACGGGGTGAACGTGTGCCCGATCTGGGGCGACTCTCTCGACCCGCCCGGTCAGGGGCCAGCGCAAACGTATGTGGACTTTGTGCTGGCCAATGGGTCGTCGATTAGTAACTGCTTGAAAGGACAACAATGA